One candidate division KSB1 bacterium DNA window includes the following coding sequences:
- the lysM gene encoding peptidoglycan-binding protein LysM → MGLFNFIKGVGASILGKGKEAENVRQLLESSLGDKITNLQVTFKDGLVTLAGQCDSQATKEKAVLLAGNVKGVEKVNDDLLTAPVEKKEEAEFYTIRPGDTLSKIAKTYYGNANKYPIIFEANREVIKDPNLIYPGQVIRIPKLPS, encoded by the coding sequence ATGGGGCTGTTCAATTTCATCAAAGGTGTAGGAGCAAGCATTCTAGGGAAAGGCAAAGAGGCGGAAAACGTCAGACAACTGCTCGAATCGTCCTTAGGAGACAAAATTACCAATCTTCAGGTTACCTTTAAAGACGGTCTGGTGACGCTGGCGGGACAATGCGATTCACAGGCGACCAAAGAAAAGGCGGTGCTGCTTGCAGGTAATGTCAAAGGTGTTGAAAAAGTTAATGATGACTTGTTAACGGCGCCGGTCGAGAAAAAGGAAGAGGCGGAATTCTACACCATTCGCCCGGGAGATACGCTCTCCAAAATTGCCAAAACGTATTACGGAAATGCCAACAAATACCCCATAATTTTTGAAGCCAACCGAGAAGTCATCAAAGATCCCAATTTGATTTATCCCGGCCAAGTGATTCGAATTCCCAAACTTCCTTCCTAG
- a CDS encoding DUF937 domain-containing protein, with amino-acid sequence MSDLIQDFLKSVGPSFSAQAAAALNLNASTVEKMLPQLAPLIITGLKKQKDEFGGPARIDHIINKYGNVSALANIGSLFAEMSKQKADATLGGLLGSAGTKAAEILAKQYKIKTDQVAKLITFLSPVLLGYLAKARDTGAGLNGIAALLDRNGDGSNFDDVAGYLLGGSGNKTVEAVGTLLGGLLKKKK; translated from the coding sequence ATGAGCGATCTCATTCAAGATTTTCTCAAATCCGTAGGGCCGTCTTTTTCGGCTCAGGCTGCTGCCGCTTTAAATCTCAACGCTTCTACGGTTGAAAAAATGCTGCCGCAGTTGGCGCCGTTAATTATCACCGGATTAAAGAAACAAAAAGATGAATTCGGCGGACCGGCGCGTATTGATCACATCATCAACAAGTACGGGAACGTTTCGGCGTTGGCCAACATCGGCAGTCTTTTCGCGGAAATGTCGAAACAAAAAGCCGACGCGACGTTGGGAGGCCTTTTGGGCAGTGCCGGAACAAAGGCCGCCGAAATTCTGGCAAAGCAATACAAAATCAAAACCGATCAAGTGGCCAAGCTGATTACTTTTCTTTCACCCGTACTGCTGGGGTATTTGGCCAAAGCGAGGGATACCGGCGCCGGACTCAACGGTATCGCTGCCTTACTCGACCGGAACGGCGACGGCTCCAATTTTGACGATGTGGCGGGATACTTGTTGGGCGGCTCCGGAAATAAAACCGTCGAAGCCGTCGGTACTCTATTGGGCGGTCTATTAAAAAAGAAAAAATAA
- the mscL gene encoding large-conductance mechanosensitive channel protein MscL, whose product MLKEFKEFAMRGNVVDMAVGIIIGASFGSIVSSLVKDILMPPIGLLLGKVDFSNLFLVLKQGSEPGPYTSLAAAQQVGAVTWNYGLFINAVVNFLIVAFAVFLLIRGLNKLKRQEAEKPAAPPPPSPEVVLLTEIRDLLKGR is encoded by the coding sequence ATGCTTAAAGAATTCAAAGAATTTGCCATGCGCGGCAACGTTGTGGACATGGCCGTCGGCATCATCATCGGCGCTTCTTTCGGCTCCATCGTCTCTTCCTTGGTCAAGGACATCCTTATGCCCCCGATCGGCCTTTTGCTCGGCAAAGTCGATTTCAGCAACCTGTTCTTGGTTCTGAAGCAGGGCAGCGAGCCCGGACCGTATACCTCCCTGGCTGCCGCTCAGCAGGTGGGGGCCGTTACTTGGAACTATGGTTTATTCATCAATGCCGTAGTCAACTTTCTTATCGTGGCTTTTGCCGTCTTTTTGCTGATTCGCGGCTTGAATAAGCTGAAACGACAAGAAGCGGAAAAGCCCGCAGCTCCGCCGCCTCCAAGCCCTGAAGTTGTTTTGCTCACTGAAATTCGCGACTTGTTGAAAGGCCGATGA